In Gemmobacter sp. 24YEA27, a genomic segment contains:
- the ugpC gene encoding sn-glycerol-3-phosphate ABC transporter ATP-binding protein UgpC: MAQVHLKNVKKSYGALDVVHSINLSIAEGEFVVLVGPSGCGKSTTLRMVAGLEDISGGEIVIGDRVVNDLPPRERNLAMVFQNYALYPHMTVRENLGFSLKIAKKSQAEINKAVDEAAEILALTPLLDRKPGALSGGQRQRVAMGRAIVRQPDVFLFDEPLSNLDAKLRTQMRVEIKKLHQKVGSTVIYVTHDQIEAMTLADRIVIMRDGHIVQVGTPLDVFENPVNTFVATFIGSPPMNLLSGVVEGGQLALADGTRIPLPPGVKLADGRRVQLGIRADNIMPEGHSLPPTAHMAHVDMKVTLSEPLGTETVVYAQLAGTEVQAKMLNPRPLVPGEVLRFGIALDKCHLFDADTGLNLKA, from the coding sequence ATGGCCCAGGTCCATCTGAAAAACGTCAAGAAAAGCTATGGCGCGCTGGATGTCGTGCATTCGATCAACCTCTCGATCGCTGAGGGCGAGTTTGTCGTCCTCGTCGGCCCCTCGGGCTGCGGCAAATCGACGACCTTGCGCATGGTTGCGGGGCTCGAGGATATTTCCGGCGGTGAGATCGTGATCGGCGACCGCGTTGTCAACGACCTGCCCCCGCGCGAGCGCAACCTCGCGATGGTGTTCCAGAATTACGCGCTTTATCCGCATATGACAGTGCGCGAGAATCTCGGCTTTTCGCTGAAAATTGCGAAGAAATCGCAGGCCGAAATCAATAAGGCGGTGGATGAGGCGGCTGAAATCCTCGCGCTGACGCCTTTGCTGGATCGCAAACCCGGCGCGCTTTCGGGCGGTCAGCGCCAGCGCGTGGCCATGGGCCGGGCCATTGTGCGCCAGCCGGATGTCTTCCTCTTTGACGAGCCGCTGTCCAATCTGGATGCGAAGCTGCGCACCCAGATGCGGGTCGAAATCAAAAAGCTGCACCAGAAGGTCGGCTCGACGGTGATCTATGTCACCCATGACCAGATCGAGGCGATGACCCTTGCCGACCGCATCGTGATCATGCGCGATGGCCATATCGTCCAGGTCGGAACCCCGCTTGATGTGTTCGAAAACCCGGTCAACACCTTCGTCGCGACCTTTATCGGCTCGCCGCCGATGAACCTGCTGTCGGGTGTGGTCGAGGGCGGCCAGCTCGCACTTGCGGACGGCACCCGCATCCCGCTGCCGCCGGGGGTGAAACTGGCGGATGGCCGCCGCGTGCAGCTTGGCATCCGCGCCGACAATATCATGCCCGAGGGCCATTCGCTGCCCCCCACCGCCCATATGGCACATGTCGATATGAAAGTGACCCTGTCGGAGCCACTTGGCACCGAGACGGTGGTCTATGCCCAGCTCGCCGGCACCGAGGTCCAGGCCAAGATGCTGAACCCGCGCCCGCTTGTTCCCGGCGAAGTGCTGCGTTTTGGCATCGCGCTCGACAAATGCCACCTCTTCGATGCTGACACTGGCCTTAATCTGAAAGCGTGA
- a CDS encoding carbohydrate ABC transporter permease, producing the protein MASASQHRLRKRMLKTGHFIGLFLAMCVICIPGLWVVLNSFRPTVEIMAKPPVWIPNELNLDHYRAMFGGAGQGGIPVWTYFTNSLIISVTSTVIALLVGMAGGYAFARYRFKGKAMTFVMLMATRAVPGVALSLPVFIIFGRTGLIDTHLGMILVYVAMNVPFTIWLIDGFFRQVPKELAEAAEIDGCTRWQAFWKVEFPVARAGIASAGIFAFLTSWNEYALASQLTRSVSSKTMPVGLLDFTSQFTLNWGGMCALAVLMIIPALILTFLVQKHLIAGLTFGGVKG; encoded by the coding sequence ATGGCATCCGCCTCGCAACACCGTCTGCGCAAACGTATGCTGAAGACCGGCCATTTCATCGGCCTCTTCCTTGCGATGTGCGTGATCTGCATCCCCGGCCTCTGGGTGGTGCTGAACTCTTTCCGCCCGACGGTCGAGATCATGGCGAAACCGCCGGTCTGGATCCCGAATGAGCTGAACCTTGATCATTACCGCGCCATGTTCGGCGGCGCGGGGCAGGGCGGTATCCCGGTCTGGACCTATTTCACCAATTCTCTGATCATCTCGGTCACCTCGACCGTGATCGCTTTGCTGGTCGGGATGGCGGGGGGCTATGCTTTTGCCCGCTACAGGTTCAAAGGCAAGGCCATGACCTTTGTCATGCTGATGGCAACGCGTGCCGTGCCCGGCGTGGCGCTGTCGCTGCCCGTGTTCATCATCTTCGGCCGGACCGGGCTGATCGACACCCATCTCGGCATGATCCTCGTCTATGTCGCGATGAATGTGCCCTTCACCATCTGGCTGATCGACGGCTTCTTCCGCCAGGTGCCGAAAGAACTGGCCGAGGCTGCCGAGATCGACGGCTGCACCCGCTGGCAGGCCTTCTGGAAGGTGGAGTTCCCGGTCGCCCGCGCCGGCATCGCAAGCGCCGGCATCTTCGCCTTCCTGACCTCCTGGAACGAATATGCCCTGGCCTCGCAGCTGACGCGGTCGGTGTCGTCCAAGACGATGCCGGTCGGCCTTCTCGACTTCACCTCGCAATTCACCCTGAACTGGGGCGGCATGTGCGCCCTTGCGGTCCTGATGATCATCCCCGCGCTGATCCTGACCTTCCTCGTTCAGAAACATCTGATCGCCGGCCTGACCTTCGGCGGCGTGAAAGGATAA
- a CDS encoding sugar ABC transporter permease, which translates to MTRAKLPPWLLLLMPAFLILAAVVLVPLLLSLYSSFTPYHLTRPETLWKINFPFNYEKALTDPGFWKAFGRTVLLLTIALNLEMLLGLGLALMVAKVRRGQRTLRTMMMFPMMFSPILVGFMFKFIFNDNVGLVNNALQSMGLASTAIPWLVDGNLALFAIICAEVWMSTSVFAILILAGLFALPQDPLEAAKVDGCTPWQSFRYVTLPFLMPFIYIAMAIRSLDVARAYDIVQVMTGGGPAKRTELLWTMIGRTGYVDARMGYANAMGYIAILLSIAFTVYFFLKLQRARRELGMGD; encoded by the coding sequence ATGACCCGCGCCAAGCTTCCACCCTGGCTTCTCCTGCTCATGCCCGCCTTCCTGATCCTGGCGGCGGTGGTGCTGGTGCCGCTTTTGCTGTCTCTGTATTCCAGTTTCACGCCCTATCACCTGACCCGTCCCGAGACGCTGTGGAAGATCAACTTCCCCTTCAACTATGAGAAGGCGCTGACTGATCCGGGGTTCTGGAAGGCCTTCGGGCGCACGGTCCTTTTGCTGACCATCGCGCTGAACCTTGAGATGCTGCTGGGGCTTGGCCTTGCGCTGATGGTGGCGAAGGTGCGGCGCGGCCAGCGCACTTTGCGCACGATGATGATGTTCCCGATGATGTTCTCGCCCATTCTGGTGGGCTTCATGTTCAAGTTCATCTTCAATGACAATGTCGGGTTGGTAAACAACGCGCTGCAATCCATGGGCCTCGCGTCAACCGCGATCCCCTGGCTGGTCGATGGCAATCTGGCGCTCTTCGCGATCATCTGCGCCGAAGTCTGGATGAGCACCTCTGTCTTCGCGATCCTGATCCTCGCGGGGCTTTTCGCCCTGCCGCAAGACCCGCTGGAAGCCGCGAAAGTCGATGGCTGCACGCCCTGGCAGAGCTTTCGCTATGTGACTTTGCCCTTCCTGATGCCCTTCATCTATATCGCCATGGCGATCCGCTCGCTTGATGTGGCCCGCGCCTATGACATCGTGCAGGTGATGACCGGCGGCGGCCCCGCCAAACGGACCGAGCTGTTATGGACCATGATCGGGCGCACCGGCTATGTCGATGCCCGCATGGGATATGCGAATGCCATGGGCTATATCGCGATCCTCCTTTCCATCGCCTTCACCGTTTACTTCTTCCTCAAGCTGCAACGCGCGCGGCGTGAGCTGGGCATGGGGGACTGA
- a CDS encoding sugar ABC transporter substrate-binding protein, with amino-acid sequence MKGFGAGSVLALLASFGFAPAAMAEGEFAGVTVEAKLIGGQQYEALYSRIADWEKATGATVKIISQKNHFELDKEYKADIAAGTTGWCVGSNHSSFAPQYPALFTDLTPLVSAESVAGFVPGNIKAATIDGKLVMLPRAQFDVSALYYQKSLYADPAKAEAFKAKYGYDLAPPETWDQFREQAEFFADPPNFYGTQYAGKDEAINGRFYELVVANGGKMFNDDMSPAFNSDAGKESLQWFVDLYKAGAVPPGTTNYLWDDLGNGFASGTIALNLDWPGWSGFFNDPAASKVAGNVGVAPAPKGSAGVRTGWSGFHGFSVTEACPTKDAAASLVDFLTNEDSQKLESAPGPLPSRTAVWEYVIAQAKDDPYKSEVLAAFQETALTAFPVPPTPYWIESGNLIFPELQAAILGDKTVDQALEDASNAVDELMQENGVY; translated from the coding sequence ATGAAGGGATTCGGGGCCGGTTCTGTACTGGCGCTGCTCGCAAGTTTCGGTTTCGCACCGGCCGCCATGGCCGAGGGCGAATTCGCCGGCGTCACGGTCGAGGCCAAGCTGATCGGAGGCCAGCAATATGAGGCGCTTTACAGCCGCATTGCCGACTGGGAAAAAGCGACCGGCGCCACGGTCAAAATCATCAGCCAAAAAAACCATTTCGAGCTGGATAAAGAATATAAGGCCGATATCGCCGCCGGGACGACCGGCTGGTGCGTGGGGTCGAACCATTCGTCTTTTGCGCCGCAATACCCGGCGCTCTTCACCGACCTGACGCCGCTGGTTTCGGCGGAGTCGGTTGCGGGCTTTGTTCCCGGCAATATCAAAGCCGCCACCATTGACGGCAAACTGGTGATGCTGCCGCGCGCGCAATTTGATGTCTCGGCGCTTTATTACCAGAAATCGCTCTATGCCGATCCGGCCAAAGCCGAAGCCTTCAAGGCGAAATATGGCTATGATCTCGCCCCGCCCGAAACCTGGGACCAGTTCCGCGAACAGGCTGAATTCTTTGCCGATCCGCCGAATTTCTATGGCACGCAATATGCCGGCAAGGATGAGGCGATCAACGGTCGCTTCTATGAGCTCGTGGTCGCCAATGGCGGCAAGATGTTCAATGACGACATGTCGCCCGCCTTCAACTCGGATGCAGGCAAAGAATCGCTGCAATGGTTCGTTGACCTCTACAAGGCCGGCGCTGTGCCTCCGGGCACCACCAACTACCTCTGGGACGATCTGGGCAATGGTTTCGCCTCGGGCACCATCGCGCTGAATCTCGACTGGCCGGGCTGGTCGGGCTTTTTCAACGATCCTGCGGCCTCGAAAGTCGCGGGCAATGTCGGCGTGGCGCCGGCGCCGAAAGGCTCGGCAGGCGTTCGCACCGGCTGGTCGGGTTTCCACGGCTTCTCGGTCACCGAGGCCTGCCCGACCAAAGACGCAGCCGCCTCGCTGGTCGATTTCCTGACCAATGAAGACAGCCAGAAGCTGGAATCCGCACCCGGCCCGCTGCCGTCGCGGACGGCGGTCTGGGAGTATGTGATCGCGCAGGCCAAGGACGATCCCTACAAATCCGAAGTGCTCGCGGCCTTCCAGGAAACCGCGCTGACCGCTTTCCCGGTGCCGCCGACCCCTTACTGGATCGAATCCGGCAACCTGATCTTCCCGGAACTGCAGGCCGCGATCCTTGGCGACAAGACCGTGGACCAGGCGCTGGAAGATGCATCGAATGCGGTTGACGAGCTGATGCAGGAAAACGGCGTCTACTGA
- a CDS encoding amidohydrolase, whose product MIFDTHLHLMDRSRLSYPWLAGAPALDRDWSYAEYETVARRSGITDVLHMEVDVAGDQIGAETAFVAELMARPDSLIRGAISSARPEAAGFAAWLDAQDRRVVRGIRRVLHVMPDDLSQQSLFRENIRRLGPTGLPFDLCLLARQLPLGASLADAAPDTTFILDHCGVPDIAGGAFAPWAAAITDLAQRPNVMIKLSGITAYGKPDWSLATLTPWVGHVLETFGPARMVWGSDSPVCTLQSGLAEWVAASQALLAGLSGAERHAILAGNARRIWMSDSGR is encoded by the coding sequence ATGATCTTCGACACCCATCTTCACCTGATGGACCGCAGCCGGCTCAGCTATCCCTGGCTGGCGGGCGCACCGGCGCTGGACCGCGACTGGAGCTATGCCGAATATGAGACCGTGGCGCGGCGCAGCGGCATCACCGATGTGCTGCATATGGAAGTCGATGTGGCCGGGGATCAGATCGGGGCCGAAACCGCTTTCGTTGCGGAACTGATGGCGCGGCCCGACAGCCTGATCCGGGGCGCGATCTCTTCAGCGCGGCCCGAGGCTGCGGGCTTCGCCGCCTGGCTCGACGCCCAGGACCGGCGCGTGGTCAGGGGGATCCGCCGCGTGTTGCATGTGATGCCCGATGATCTGTCGCAGCAAAGCCTTTTTCGCGAGAATATCCGCCGCCTCGGCCCGACCGGCCTGCCCTTTGATCTGTGCCTTCTGGCGCGGCAATTGCCGCTGGGCGCGAGCCTCGCCGATGCGGCGCCGGACACCACTTTCATACTCGACCATTGCGGCGTTCCCGATATCGCGGGCGGCGCCTTTGCCCCCTGGGCGGCGGCGATCACCGATCTGGCGCAGCGGCCGAATGTGATGATCAAACTCTCGGGCATCACGGCCTATGGCAAGCCGGACTGGAGCCTCGCAACCCTCACCCCCTGGGTCGGTCATGTGCTGGAAACCTTCGGCCCGGCGCGGATGGTCTGGGGGTCGGACAGCCCGGTCTGCACGCTGCAATCGGGGCTGGCGGAATGGGTGGCGGCAAGCCAGGCCCTGCTTGCAGGGCTGAGCGGGGCCGAACGCCACGCGATCCTCGCCGGCAATGCAAGGCGGATCTGGATGTCAGACAGCGGCAGATAA
- a CDS encoding GNAT family N-acetyltransferase, with product MTSGPATRTFDTTRFTMRALMRSDTAALYGTLSDEAQCRYMSQPHFTSLEALADWLTDSEWPGRTWVATDKTDGTLAGRFVAFPGRDAGVLELGYITIAERQGHGVATECMTALVDHLFSEGIVAVSMWKLTRKTRLRCGSLNVSALPAKLTCVSTKSRTKACAIC from the coding sequence ATGACATCCGGCCCAGCCACCAGGACATTCGACACAACCCGTTTCACGATGCGGGCGCTTATGCGCTCCGATACTGCCGCCCTTTACGGAACGCTTTCTGACGAAGCCCAGTGCCGATATATGTCGCAGCCGCATTTCACCTCTCTGGAGGCCCTGGCAGACTGGCTGACCGACAGCGAATGGCCCGGACGGACATGGGTGGCCACAGACAAAACAGATGGCACGCTTGCCGGCCGCTTTGTCGCATTCCCGGGGCGTGATGCAGGGGTGCTTGAGCTGGGCTATATCACCATAGCAGAGCGCCAGGGGCATGGCGTCGCGACAGAATGCATGACGGCGCTGGTGGATCACCTCTTCTCCGAGGGGATTGTCGCCGTCTCTATGTGGAAATTGACGCGGAAAACCAGGCTTCGGTGCGGCTCATTGAACGTCTCGGCTTTACCCGCGAAGCTTACTTGCGTCAGCACGAAATCACGCACAAAGGCCTGTGCGATCTGCTGA
- the dhbA gene encoding 2,3-dihydro-2,3-dihydroxybenzoate dehydrogenase, producing MRLTGFEGALALVTGAGGGIGRAVVQLLLDSGARVVATDLALPDLPAQPGLSCLALDVADAAAVERLVVETEARHGPVRFGISVAGVLATGLVTETSDADWRRVFSVNTDGVFHLTRALARVMGPRGEGALVAVSSNAAGVPRYGMAAYAASKAAATMYMRTLGMELAPRGIRCNIVAPGSTRTPMQTGMWADASGEARVIAGIQEQFKPGIPLGKIAEPDDVANAVMFLLSDQAGHVTMADLYVDGGATQQA from the coding sequence ATGCGGCTCACGGGGTTTGAGGGCGCGCTTGCGCTGGTGACGGGCGCGGGCGGCGGCATTGGCCGCGCGGTGGTGCAGCTTTTGCTTGATTCCGGGGCGCGGGTGGTGGCGACGGATCTCGCGCTGCCGGATCTGCCGGCGCAGCCGGGGCTCAGCTGTCTCGCGCTTGATGTGGCGGATGCTGCGGCGGTGGAGCGGCTGGTCGTTGAAACCGAGGCGCGACACGGCCCGGTGCGGTTCGGGATTTCGGTCGCCGGGGTGCTGGCGACCGGCCTTGTGACCGAGACCTCCGATGCCGACTGGCGGCGGGTGTTTTCCGTGAATACTGACGGCGTCTTTCACCTCACGCGCGCGCTGGCGCGGGTGATGGGGCCAAGGGGCGAGGGTGCGCTGGTCGCGGTCTCCTCAAACGCCGCCGGGGTGCCGCGTTACGGTATGGCGGCCTATGCTGCGTCAAAGGCGGCTGCGACGATGTATATGCGCACGCTCGGGATGGAGCTCGCGCCGCGCGGGATCCGCTGCAATATCGTGGCGCCGGGTTCGACCCGGACGCCGATGCAGACCGGTATGTGGGCCGATGCCAGCGGCGAGGCCCGGGTGATCGCGGGCATCCAGGAGCAGTTCAAGCCCGGCATCCCGCTCGGCAAGATCGCCGAGCCTGACGATGTCGCCAATGCGGTGATGTTTCTGCTGTCAGATCAGGCCGGCCACGTCACCATGGCCGATCTCTATGTGGATGGCGGGGCCACACAACAGGCCTGA
- a CDS encoding isochorismatase family protein produces MAGLPQIAPYPLPYGAEIPPSRGPWQLAPARAALLIHDMQRYFLRPYAPGESPIAPAIANIAKLAAAARAAGLPVFYTAQDGNQDRRDRGLQADLWGPGMSAEPDHQAIIPELAPEDRDFVLVKHRYSAFQRSNLEQLMRVRGRDQLIICGVYAHIGCMMTAGEAFQRDIEPFMAADALADFSRADHDMALKWVAGRCGVVQDTKALIAAITAGKGA; encoded by the coding sequence ATGGCCGGCCTGCCGCAGATTGCACCCTATCCGCTGCCGTATGGCGCGGAGATCCCGCCCTCGCGCGGGCCCTGGCAGCTGGCACCCGCGCGTGCGGCGCTTCTGATCCATGACATGCAGCGCTATTTCCTGCGCCCCTATGCGCCGGGGGAGAGCCCGATTGCCCCCGCCATCGCCAATATAGCAAAGCTCGCCGCCGCCGCCCGCGCCGCCGGTCTTCCGGTGTTCTACACTGCGCAGGACGGCAATCAGGACCGCCGCGACCGCGGCCTCCAGGCCGATCTCTGGGGGCCTGGCATGTCGGCAGAGCCCGATCATCAGGCGATCATCCCGGAACTTGCGCCCGAAGACCGGGATTTCGTGCTGGTCAAACACCGCTATTCGGCCTTTCAGCGTTCGAACCTTGAGCAGCTGATGCGGGTCCGGGGGCGGGACCAGCTGATCATCTGCGGCGTCTATGCCCATATCGGCTGTATGATGACCGCAGGCGAAGCCTTTCAGCGCGATATCGAGCCCTTCATGGCTGCCGATGCGCTTGCGGATTTCAGCCGCGCGGATCATGACATGGCCCTGAAATGGGTGGCGGGGCGCTGTGGCGTGGTGCAGGACACAAAGGCGCTGATTGCGGCGATCACCGCCGGAAAAGGGGCATAG
- a CDS encoding isochorismate synthase, translated as MTVTARTAAIRDATSPAGATSAGDTADFLISGPRHTMALGPARRHLPPGPLASLPARSEAFFAAGHDGPKLLAGALPYDREATDYLFQPGSVLDMPAAPVAMVAPQAGMRIRAEPSPRQYREAVAAAVRRISEGEFSKIVLSRSLVLTSERPHDPGLLLQMLRQDGLATLFSVPLPPRQAGVPHRLIGATPELLVEKRGGLVASHPLAGSARRAADPARDRAAGEALLRSDKDLREHAMAAEMVLDTLAPFCVRLAAPEGVTLSATARMWHLGTRIEGVLRDASTPCATLLAALHPTPAVCGLPRDAADAAIPGLEGYARGFYAGAVGWLEAGGDGCWYLALRCAGIEGNEARLYAGAGIVRGSDPQAEEAETHAKFLAMLAAFGQDGEIIIGD; from the coding sequence ATGACTGTCACCGCCCGTACTGCTGCCATTCGTGACGCGACCAGCCCCGCTGGTGCGACGTCCGCCGGAGATACGGCTGATTTCCTGATTTCCGGCCCGCGCCATACAATGGCGCTTGGCCCCGCGCGGCGCCATCTGCCGCCAGGGCCGCTGGCGAGCCTGCCAGCGCGTTCTGAGGCGTTTTTTGCCGCTGGTCATGACGGGCCGAAGCTGCTGGCCGGCGCGTTGCCCTATGATCGCGAGGCGACGGATTACCTGTTCCAGCCCGGTTCGGTGCTGGACATGCCGGCGGCGCCGGTCGCTATGGTCGCGCCGCAGGCCGGGATGCGGATCCGGGCCGAGCCTTCTCCGCGCCAGTACCGCGAGGCGGTCGCGGCGGCGGTCAGGCGCATTTCCGAAGGGGAATTCTCGAAAATCGTGCTCTCGCGCAGCCTGGTGCTGACGTCAGAGCGTCCGCATGACCCCGGGCTTTTGTTGCAGATGCTGCGCCAGGACGGGTTGGCGACGCTGTTCTCTGTTCCGCTGCCCCCACGTCAGGCCGGGGTGCCGCATCGGCTGATCGGGGCCACGCCGGAATTGCTTGTGGAAAAACGCGGGGGCCTTGTGGCCTCGCATCCGCTGGCGGGATCGGCGCGGCGCGCGGCAGATCCGGCGCGTGACCGTGCGGCAGGCGAGGCGCTTTTGCGATCCGACAAGGACCTGCGCGAACATGCGATGGCGGCGGAAATGGTGCTGGATACGCTGGCGCCATTCTGTGTGCGCCTTGCCGCCCCCGAGGGTGTGACGCTCAGCGCGACCGCCCGGATGTGGCATCTGGGCACCCGGATCGAGGGTGTGCTGCGCGACGCCTCTACCCCTTGCGCGACGCTTCTGGCCGCGCTGCATCCGACGCCCGCCGTTTGCGGCCTGCCGCGCGACGCGGCGGACGCGGCGATCCCCGGGCTCGAGGGCTATGCGCGGGGCTTTTATGCCGGCGCGGTCGGCTGGCTTGAGGCGGGTGGCGACGGGTGCTGGTATCTTGCGCTGCGCTGCGCCGGGATCGAAGGCAACGAGGCGCGGCTTTACGCCGGCGCGGGCATAGTGCGCGGCTCTGATCCTCAGGCCGAAGAGGCCGAAACCCATGCCAAATTCCTGGCAATGCTGGCCGCTTTCGGGCAGGACGGCGAGATCATCATCGGGGACTGA
- a CDS encoding DHA2 family efflux MFS transporter permease subunit produces the protein MSAPIAIPAEPEMTPRRVAAFLVMVFGMFMAILDIQIVSASLPEIQAGLGASSDEISWVQTSYLIAEVIMIPLSGFLGRMMSTRWLFALSAAGFTAASFLCATSGSINEMILWRAVQGFLGGGMIPSVFAAAFTIFPPSKRNIVSPMIGLVATLAPTVGPTVGGYLSHALSWHWLFLVNVPAGIAVTLGVLALVDFDEPDWSLFQIFDWTGLVALAAFLGAMEYVLEEGPNNDWFQDEAVAILFVVMVVGGITTFWRAFTRDEPVVDFSAFTNTNFAVGSVFSFVMGIGLYGMTYLYPLYLSSVRGYDSLMIGETVFVSGLAMFMTAPLAGFLGSKIDLRVMLLLGFIGFGTSSWMLTHMTADWDFNELFWPQVLRGISLMICMVPINNLALGTLPPAKMKSASGLYNLMRNLGGAVGLAMINTILTDRRALHTARLDEAVNWANPEALRQLEMMRQNLVANGLNPDGALAQMAGKVAGQAAIMSFIDIFTLLTFLFMGLAVMALAMRPPARAGGGGGGGH, from the coding sequence ATGTCCGCCCCCATCGCAATCCCGGCAGAGCCGGAGATGACGCCGCGCCGGGTCGCGGCGTTTCTGGTCATGGTCTTCGGGATGTTCATGGCCATCCTCGACATCCAGATCGTCTCGGCCTCGCTGCCCGAGATCCAGGCGGGGCTGGGGGCATCCTCGGATGAAATCTCCTGGGTGCAGACCTCTTATCTGATCGCCGAAGTGATCATGATCCCGCTTTCGGGCTTTCTCGGGCGGATGATGTCGACGCGCTGGCTGTTTGCGCTGTCGGCGGCAGGGTTCACGGCTGCCTCCTTCCTGTGCGCAACGTCGGGGTCGATCAATGAGATGATCCTGTGGCGCGCGGTTCAGGGCTTCCTCGGCGGCGGCATGATCCCTTCGGTCTTTGCGGCGGCCTTCACCATCTTCCCGCCGTCAAAGCGCAACATCGTCTCGCCGATGATCGGGCTGGTGGCCACGCTCGCGCCAACCGTTGGCCCGACTGTGGGCGGGTATCTGAGCCATGCGCTGTCCTGGCACTGGCTGTTCCTCGTCAATGTCCCCGCCGGGATCGCGGTGACGCTTGGCGTGCTTGCGCTCGTGGATTTCGACGAGCCCGACTGGTCTTTGTTCCAGATATTCGACTGGACCGGGCTGGTGGCGCTGGCCGCGTTCCTCGGTGCGATGGAATATGTGCTGGAGGAAGGCCCGAACAATGACTGGTTCCAGGACGAGGCGGTCGCGATCCTTTTCGTGGTGATGGTCGTGGGCGGTATCACCACCTTCTGGCGGGCTTTTACCCGCGACGAGCCGGTGGTCGATTTCTCGGCCTTTACCAACACGAATTTCGCGGTTGGGTCGGTGTTTTCCTTTGTGATGGGGATCGGCCTTTACGGCATGACCTATCTCTACCCGCTCTACCTGTCTTCGGTCCGGGGCTATGACAGTCTGATGATCGGCGAGACCGTCTTTGTGTCTGGCCTTGCGATGTTCATGACCGCGCCGCTGGCGGGGTTTCTGGGATCAAAGATCGACCTGCGGGTCATGCTGCTTCTGGGCTTCATCGGCTTTGGCACCTCGTCCTGGATGCTGACCCATATGACCGCCGACTGGGATTTCAACGAGCTTTTCTGGCCGCAGGTGCTGCGGGGGATCTCGCTGATGATCTGCATGGTGCCGATCAACAACCTGGCGCTTGGCACGCTGCCGCCGGCCAAGATGAAATCCGCCTCGGGGCTTTACAACCTGATGCGCAACCTGGGCGGCGCGGTGGGTCTTGCGATGATCAACACCATCCTGACCGACCGGCGCGCGCTGCACACGGCGCGGCTTGACGAGGCGGTGAACTGGGCCAATCCCGAGGCGCTGCGCCAGCTTGAGATGATGCGTCAGAACCTTGTCGCCAATGGGCTGAACCCGGATGGCGCGCTGGCGCAGATGGCGGGGAAAGTGGCGGGCCAGGCGGCGATCATGTCCTTCATCGACATTTTCACGCTGCTGACCTTCCTTTTCATGGGGCTTGCCGTCATGGCGCTGGCGATGCGGCCTCCGGCCCGGGCCGGAGGGGGTGGCGGGGGCGGGCATTGA